GAGCAAACATCACCAGGATCTGGTTGTAGGCACAGACAAAAATTTCAGGCCTGTGGATATGGAATTTGCCCCCGATGGTTCGCTCTATCTGATAGACTGGCATAATGTGCTGATCGGGCATATGCAGCACAATGCGCGGGATCCCCTTCGCGACCATGTGCATGGACGTATTTACCGCATCACATATCCATCCCGTCCATTGGTAACGCCCGCAAAAGTTGCCGGTGCCAGTATCCCCGAATTGCTCGACAACCTCAAACTCCCCGAATACCGCACCCGTTATCGCACCCGACGGGAGTTGAGAGAGCGAAATGCTGGAGAAGTATTAAAGGAACTCAAAAAATGGACGGCAGCACTAGACCCGAACGAGCCTCGTTACGAGCACCATTTACTGGAAGGACTTTGGGTGAGCTGGGGCTTAAACAATATAGATCAGTCTTTGCTGAGAAAACTGATGACGGCCAATGATTTCCGTGCAAGGGCGGCTGCCGTTCGGGTGCTGCGTTACGGTGGACATCAGATCGCTGACCAGACGGCTTTGCTCCGCCAGGCGGCGGCAGACCCGCATGGAAGGGTAAGACTCGAAGCCATTGTAGCAGCATCGTGGCTGAAAAAAGAAGCGGGGCTCTCTGTACTGGAAGAAGCCTATAAATCGCCCCTCGACGAATGGATGTTGCCTGCCTACGAAACAGCACTGGCTCACCTCAACGGGCATAGCGTCGATAATCCACCGGAAGAGGAAAAACGCACGCATCTGGTAGGCGAAAGCCGCGAACTATATTTTAAAGGGGAAAAGATCTTTAACCGGGAAGGATTTTGTGTCACCTGTCATCAGGCTGATGGTGCAGGCCTGGAGGCATCTGGGTTTCCCCCACTTGCGGGTTCGGAATGGGTGACGGGAAGTGACGAGCGGCTGATTAAAATCGTACTCAATGGTATGATGGGCCCCATAGAAGTAAAAGGCAAAAAATACCCCGGCCAGGTGCCGATGACACCTTACCGGGGTATGCTCAACGACGATGAAATGGCGGCTGTGCTGACGTATGTCCGCAATTCTTTTGGCAATAAAGCTTCACCCGTTTCGCCGTCAAAAGTGAAAGAAGTCCGGGCGGCTACGGCAGGTAAAACCGGGTTTTATTCTCCCGAAGAACTGCTGAAAGCACACCCGATAGAGTAATTGGATTAACGCATCCTTCTCACGAGTTCAACCCGTCGGTTTTTGGCCCGCCCGGTTTCGTTGCGATTATCTGCAACGGGGCTGAGTGGGCCTACACCATAGCCACTAAGCCGGCTGGCAGCTACACGATATCGCTGGGTAAGTGCCGTAACCACCGCTTGTGCGCGTTGCTCAGACAATGTCTGATTGCTGCTCAGACTGCCGGTATCATCGGTATGACCGACGATATAAAGGAGTTCTGACGGATTGCGCTGCAAATACTCGGCAATAGCCCGAAGTTCGTTTTCGGATTCGGGTTTCAGGGTGGACTTTCCTGTATCGAAGTAAATTCCATAAAGCGCAATCTTGCCTTCTTTATCTATCTTTTCTTTGATCACATCGGCATTTACCGTGACAAGTCCCGTCTCTGCATTTTTTTCTTCCAGTACTTCCATCGTTGTCCAGGAATCGACCCCAAACCAAGCTCCTGTTACGCCAATTTCTATATACGTGGTGGTTTCTTCACCAGGTAATTTGGCTACAAGATATTGTTGGTCCTGACTTGCGCTTCCGCCATAGAGATAATGATCATCATCTGCATGGCGACCCGACTGGGTATAAACGATATTAAAAAACTTAAAGTCATAATACGCTTTTCCCCCGTCGCAACCATTT
The Bacteroidia bacterium DNA segment above includes these coding regions:
- a CDS encoding DUF4892 domain-containing protein, coding for MRYIAFILILICTAIQSFGQDKPGSKDHPIISRYPGSEIRHYYFREYDEIKFVKTNPQGTPGEWLELAGKHTAIVYAGPTGRSPLEVMKNYREALERAGAEIVYACKGNGCDGGKAYYDFKFFNIVYTQSGRHADDDHYLYGGSASQDQQYLVAKLPGEETTTYIEIGVTGAWFGVDSWTTMEVLEEKNAETGLVTVNADVIKEKIDKEGKIALYGIYFDTGKSTLKPESENELRAIAEYLQRNPSELLYIVGHTDDTGSLSSNQTLSEQRAQAVVTALTQRYRVAASRLSGYGVGPLSPVADNRNETGRAKNRRVELVRRMR